CATCCCCATGCGGGGAACCAGGCCTTCAACGTCGCCAACGGCGACTACTTCTCGTGGAAGCACATGTGGCCCCGCCTGGCCGCCTACTTCGGAGCCAGGGCCAGCAGCGATCAAGCATTCTCAAAGCCGCGGCCCGAGTACGGCCAAACTCAACTCGACACCAGCTTTGAAGAATGGTCAAAGGACAAGCAGGAAGTCTGGGAGCGCATCTGCGACAAGGCTGGATGCCCGGTGGCGAAACCTACCTGGAAGGCCGGGACATGGGGGTTCCAGGACTGGGTGTTTCAGCGAGGTTGGAATGCGACGCTTAGCATCAACAAGGCCAGGGCTTTTGGATGGAATGGTCACATTGATTCCTATCAGTCTTTTGTTGACGCCTTTGAGAGGTTTGCTGAGCTTGGTCAGCTACCCAAGTTGACTTGACAAGAATAGATAGGTAGCGAACAATGGAACACTGATTGATTAGGCCTCGATGTAGAGCACATGTCTCCCGCTGGGTGCATGGCATACTATTGCTCTTGTTGAGGCTTTGGCTGGTTGGGACCGTGTCTTCTCGGATATAGCCATCTCTGAGAGTGAGACAACGGAGCCAAGGTGGCAATATATGAATCGCCCAAGGGTGAGGCCCCCAGCAAGAGAACCTCCTATAGTATCTTGcatttaattaaacctaagtAGAATGCTGACGTACCTTCTAATAGCTGTCCAAATCTGACTGTATTGGCCTGTTCCCTTCCCATGCCCTTAACTGAAGCTGTCGGATTTCCAACTTTCAATGCCACACGGAAAACGAGTAGGTCTCTTTCATGCTAGCAGCTTTGTGTTAAGCATTTGGAATATGTTGCTATCCTCTGATGTCACGAGCCAAGTTAAAAAATAGCATTGAAAGCAGATGAAATCATAGAATAGACTTGGCGAAGCAGTATATCTCCCTCTACACACTCCATCATGCGATGTACGCCCAGCAAATAAAGAGTCTTGTTCCTACCAAGGAGGTAAAGATTGACACAACCACTATCCTGGCACGCTGGCCAATCCTACCTAAGTGTAATAGTGTGGAGCAGATTGGTACTGTTGAAAAACTTCGCGATCATGCCCGAAAATCACCTTGGCCTTTGTGATCTTCTGGAGAAAGTGGACCATCTGGTTCGACTGAGACCACGCATGATGGTCTCGTGTCAACCAGCCCTGAGTCCTCAGCGAGTCATAATTCTCCCGAACAATGTACTGATCAGATGTGAAGATCCATGTCCCGCTCTTCTTCAAGTTGATCTGGATAATGCAGAGTCCTGGGGTATGCCCTGGACAGTGGCGGATGAATATGCCCTGTGCAAAGCCAAGGCTGCTTCCATGGAACGGCTTCCAATTCAAGTCGAATTGGAGGTAAGAGGGTAAATAAAGACCTGGAAGATGGCCGGAATTTAGCCCTCGGAACGAAAAAATTCTGTATAGATAGGTCGGGTTTAGGACTCACCGAGGTCTGTCTTGGTCGCAACACTGTAAAAGGCATgcttcagctccagctcaTGGGCGTAGATCGGGACATCAGTCCCCCTGAAGTGCTCAAGACCTCCAGCATGGTCGAGGTGCAAATGACCGATGATGACGGCTTTGACATCTTTGATGTCGTTTCCTGTCTTCCTGATGGCGACGTCCAGCTCCATATCCTCGGTGTAGCCCTCCCGAGCAAAAAGGTCCACCAGCATAGGGCCCCAGATCTCGGGGTAGTCTTTCCCAGCTCCCGTCTCGAAGAGGATCAACCCCTCTTCCGGGTGGTAGATGAGCACTGAAATCATCACCATGCATCGTCGAGCATGCTCGGGCTTGGGGTTGCTCGAGGTAGAAGTATTTGCCTGTGTCGTTGAGAGCAGTGCATTAGAGTCATTTTCTAGATTCGCCAGGGAGAGGTAAAGGACATAGGCTGACATGAGGAAGAAAGAAGCCTTCATCTGCAACGAGATTTCCAAGGTGTAGCAGCCAGATCTTGGTGCCCTGCCCGGTTTCCGTGTCAGTTTGAAGATACCCGTATTTTCTCGGGAATTACTGACCTCGGGCGCTGATTCGAGGTTGGGGACCAACATTGTACGCAGGTGAGTTCAGAAAATTAACGGGTGGTCAGGTTTTCATCAAAGGCTCTCAACAAACTGTGCCCTCACCCAGCCTGAGATAGATACCACCTTTGCATTTATATCCCCATGCAGAATCTTCAAAGTAGCATGTGAGAACCGTGCGGGGAAATAAAGTTTCGGATCCCGGTTCTACCTTGTTTATTACCACGTGGACAGAAACAGGCACTTTTCGGCAAGACTCTTCTCGTGGTGGTCGGATATGGTGGTCACCTTTACCAGACCAGACCGCGGTTACTAAGGGCCAGGCTCCTCCTGTCGAACACACAACACAAAACAGTGAGTCCCTAGAAAATAGCGACAAGTTGTTTAACATAAAAGTAGGTGGCCTGGTGACTAGTCTACTTCTTTATGCCCCCAGGTAACGCGAGAGTTCTCGCTCGGGCCCTCGCAAAGCACCATGTTTGAGTCGGATAAAGTGGTTGCGTCTGCAGATCCCACCAATGCACGTTGCCGTTGAAAGGTAGGCGGGGTACAAACACACCTAATAAATTCTGAGCCTTGAGTTACTGTAGCTACTTCCTTTCGGATACATTGTACTGCAGCCTTCTTACTGTGCTCTTCCCCATCAACTGCATTACCTACCATTCGAGCAAGGCCATGGAATCCACCGTCGATATCGAAGCCATTCTCACATCTTTAACGCTGGAGGAAAAGGTGAGTGCCACTCAGAGAGGGGTGCTCTTGTCTGTATCCGGTATAACGAACCAATCTGAAGGTCACGCTTCTTTCTGGGAGGGCGCTCTTTGAATCTGCGCCAATTCCTGACAAGGGTGTGCCTTTCATCAAGGTTGGTGTCCCCTTTCCTCCCTAACAACGTGATGCATACTGACGCATTTTGTCCATAGTTCACAGATGGCCCTAATGGCACACGAGGTCCCGCCGCGGACGGCAACACAGCCGCCGCATGCTTCCCTGCAGCGTGCAGCATCGCCGCGACCTTCGATCTAGATATAGCCAGAAGAGTCGGTCACGCGCTCGGCCAGGAAGCTGTGGGAAAGGGGGCTCGATGTCTGCTCGCCCCTACCGTCTGcatccatcgtcatcccCTGGGGGGACGCAACTTTGAGAGCTTCAGCGAGGATCCGTTTCTGTCTGGGAAGCTCGCCTCGCAGACGATACAGGGGGTGCAAAACCACGGCATCGCGGCTACGATAAAACACTTTGTCGCCAACGAGCAGGAGACGGAGCGCTTTACCGTCAACGAAGCTATTACCGAGCGAGCCCTACGAGAGATCTACCTGCGGCCATTCGAGATTGCAATTAAGGAGGCCTCTCCTTGGGCGGTCATGACGGCCTATAATTGCATTAACGGCATACATTGCGACGCAAACAAATGGTTGCTGGAAGACGTGCTGCGAGACCAATGGAACTGGAAGGGCCTCGTCATGAGCTACTGGGGCGGCACCAATACCGTCGCCGAAGGGCTCAAGGctggcctcgacctcgaaaTGCCGGGACCGCCGCAGGTGCGGAAGCTTGACGCCGTGATGGAGGCGCTGAAGCAGGGCGAGTTAACAGAGAGCCATATCGATGATCGATCAAGGACAGTCCTTCAGTTCCTTGCACGAGTCGGTGCTTTCAATGACACCGAAGCGACGGCATCCAACGTCATCCCAGTCGCAGTTGATAGGCCCGAGCATAGGGCTTTGATCCGGGATGCTGGAGCACGTGGCATTGTGCTTCTCAAGAATAGCGACCATGTCTTGCCGATCAACAAGGAGAACACCAAGGGCAAAAAGATTGCCTTGATTGGGTACGCTAAAGTCGGCCTCGCtcacggcggcggcagcgcaGCTGTCAACGCCCATTATAAAATCACGCCCTGGGATGCCCTCCATACAGCCCTCGGGGAACATGTCGAATTCGCGTTTGCAATGGGGGCCCATAGGGAGCGCCTCTTGGCTCCCATCACCAAAGACGCTGGCTACGGAGAGATCATTGGTCTCGACGGTCAACCTGGCTTTACTCGTCAGCTATCCGAGTTTCGTGGGCCTTTGGTCTCGACCATCCACGGGTTCCCAGCATCTGTCTACTCTCCGCTCGGCTCTCAGGAGTCGCTATGGAAAGATCTGGACCTCATCGGGTACTTTACTCCTAAAGAGACAGGCACACACTACCTCGCCTGCTCAGGCGTTGGCCCGACCCAGGTGTTCATCGATGACCGCCTCGTCCTTGATCAACCCATGAACTATTCTGACCCAATGGGGGCCTTCTTTGGCGTCGCCAACGAATCGGAAATCAGGGTTCACCTCGAGGCTAACAAAAAGTATCGCCTGTGCATCCATAGCAGCCCGCCAGTCAACGTCGgcctcgagatcctcgaggGCCGGACGGGAGTGAGAATGGGCTTTTCCCTCGAGTCGGAACACGACGCCGACTTGGTGACGGAAGCAGCCCAGGTAGCAGCCGAGGCTGATATTGCTATTGTATTCACTGGCCACGACCCTCAGTGGGAGTCTGAGGGCCGAGATCAAGAGGGCTTCCATCTTCCGCGTAACCAGGATGCCATGGTGGCAGCCGTTGCAGCAGCGAATCACAGAACCATTGTAGTCAACTCAACTGGCGTCCCGGTTGCGATGCCCTGGGTTGACAAGGTCGCAGCTGTGCTGCAGGCATGGTTCCCTGGACAAGAGTGTGGCAATGCCATCGCCGATGTTCTCACTGGAGCTGTGAACCCAGAAGGACGTCTTCCGGTTAGCTTTCCGAGAAAAATCCAAGATGCACCGGCCCATGGCAACTTTCCTGGTACCCATGTAAATGGCCGCCTGGAGGTCAACTACGCCGAGGGCGTGTTTGTGGGATATCGGCACTATGACCGTGTTGGTCATGACAAATTGAACTTTGCCTTTGGTCATGGTCTTTCGTATACTGCCTTTGCCTATGGGAACCTCAAAGTGTCTCAAGAAGCAGATAACGCCTTCGCGGTCACGGTTGATGTCTCAAATTCTGGGTCTCTGGAAGGGGCGACGGTTGTGCAAATCTACGTTGGAAAGAAGAATAGGAATTCCGACCAACATCCTGTCAAGGCTCTTGTGGCCTTCCAGAAAGTTTTTCTGAAGGCTGGCGAGGAGCAAACTCCGCAGCTCTCCGTTGCTATGCGGGACTTGGCTTACTACGACGAGGCGCTGGGGCGGTGGGTGGTACAGGCAGGAGAATACGACTTTTCGCTGGCATCGTCAGCTTCAGATATCCTAGAGGTTGTTCCCGTCACTGTCAAGGGCACTGGTTACTCGCCATAGGGTGCTTGGGATCCGGAGTTGGATTGAAGTCCTGGATAAAAGCACGCAGCGAAACGTAGGCGTCTTTAGGAATAGATCCCAATCTCGAGTCTACCGTGTTTGTGCCGCACGATTCAGCCCTTCAAGGTGATTAAACTACGTTTGACTCAGAACTGCCGAGTTACCTATACATAGACTGTATAGTGAACTTCGCGACGTTTCCAAAAGATGGCTGAAGAGCTAGCTATCTTCTTCACCAGAATCTTCTGGCATTCGAGTTGaggaggaaggaaggaagacAGGACGGTAGTGGCTCGGCGAGTCTTGTGACCCCAGGTCTACAGCTACTCAACTGTTAGTTTCTTAGACGGCGGGTTGAAGCAGTAAATGGTGGGCGAGGAACAGCTTTCTATACAGCAGTGACATCTATAGAGACCCAATCCTATCCAATATAGTCTTTAGTGCATGGTAGTTACGATACTTGAACTTGATACCGCCATACGCGAAACAGGATCATGTAGCAAGAACAATCTCCCGGCGAGAAGTGTGCAAATATGAGCATCCCAATCATGGTAGGCCTTGCAATGGCCTTGCCTGGATGTGGGATGATGATACAAATAGCTCATCCCGTCAAGAAcgctcaagctcctcgtgCTGGACATGCCCGGTAGGAGTGGCTCTACCACCCACTTTGAGcttgtcctccttctcaATGTCCCTATCGGTGGACGATTCACCCTCAAAAACCTCTCGGATCTCCTCCAAGGTACGGCCCTTTGTCTCTGGAAAGAGGAACCAGATGATGGCAAAGAGTAGACCAAGGATGCAACAGAAGACAATGTAATACTTCCAGGCAATAGCCTTCATCGCGAGAGGGTTGATCTGATTTCCCACGATAAGGCCCGTAGACGCAGTGATATAAGTGAGAGACAGTCCGCGACTGCGAAGCGTAAAGGGGAAGATCTCAACGGGGTAGGCCTGTAACAAGGGCGTCCACGCAATATCATAGAAGAAGTAAAAGATGAAGATAAAGGCAGCCACAGCGCGGCCAGCTGCTTCGTCACGGCTGCTAACAAAGTACGAGGTAAGGCCGGTCCAGACGATATAGCTGGCTAGCATGCCTGCGGTTGAGACCAAAAAGAGGAACCGTCGGCCGAGGCGGTCAACCATGAGAGCGCCTAGAAAGGTTGCGATGATCCAGTTAAAGACCTGAAGCAGACCGTTGATGAGAGTCTGGTCCTTTGCTTCCGTGATGCCGATAGTGTTGAGGACAAGGGTAAGGTAGTACGATGTCACGGCGACGCCGCACCATTGGGAGAACCAGCCAACGATGATGGCGATAAGAGTGCGCCTCCTATTAGCTTGTCCTCGAACAAGATCGAGCCAGGAATTTTGTGACATTTCTTGACTTTCTTCGTTGAGTGCTTGCTGGACCTCGTCCACTTCAAAAGCCACCAGGGGGGGGTTGATGTCTCCCCCGGCGTGATAGGTGGCAAAGATCTGTCGGGCTTCCTCTTTCCGACCACGAGACGCGAGCCACCTGATCCCGCGTTAGCTAACAGATGATGTCTCAAGAACCATGAAATGCACCTTGGGGATTCAGGGACGAAGAACAGGCCTGCGAGCTGAATTGCCGGTATGGCTCCCTGGAGCAGGGAGGGGATGCGCCAGCTCCAAGTCGAACTAATCTTGAAGGTCCCAAAGGTAGACCAAGCAGCGAAGATGGCGCCGAAATACTAGTCATGGCCAACTTGGTTAGCATGATATGAACCCAGCCACCTGTGGACGTGAGGTGGTGAGGGAGGCACTTGCATAGAATGTGTTGTACATGGCCGTGATCTTTCCTCGGTGCGTGGGATATGCGACCTCCGTGATGAGAATAGGGCTCGCCTGGCTGATAAATGAGGTCGCGCACCCCAGCAGGGCTCGCGCCGCAACAAAGGTGCCCAGGTTCTGAGACAGCCCTTGCATGATGGCGAAGCCAATGCATGTCACCATGCCGATGAGGAGAGGAAGCTTGCGACCCCAGCGATCAGAGACATACGTGACAGCCACCATGCCGACCACCTTGCCCAGCGGGTACACAGAGTTCATGAGGCCAAGGACCGCTCCCTCTGGCTGATCGAAAAAGGTTCGCCACTGAGGGAGGGTTTGGAGGCCGTTCATCATGGATCCTAGAAACGCATGAAACCTCTGTTAACACGATCCTAGTCTGTATGTAGTGCAGTGAGTCACATACCGTCGTACCCTAGGGTGgtcgaggagagaagaggcacCATGAGACAG
The window above is part of the Fusarium falciforme chromosome 3, complete sequence genome. Proteins encoded here:
- a CDS encoding Beta-glucosidase, coding for MESTVDIEAILTSLTLEEKVTLLSGRALFESAPIPDKGVPFIKFTDGPNGTRGPAADGNTAAACFPAACSIAATFDLDIARRVGHALGQEAVGKGARCLLAPTVCIHRHPLGGRNFESFSEDPFLSGKLASQTIQGVQNHGIAATIKHFVANEQETERFTVNEAITERALREIYLRPFEIAIKEASPWAVMTAYNCINGIHCDANKWLLEDVLRDQWNWKGLVMSYWGGTNTVAEGLKAGLDLEMPGPPQVRKLDAVMEALKQGELTESHIDDRSRTVLQFLARVGAFNDTEATASNVIPVAVDRPEHRALIRDAGARGIVLLKNSDHVLPINKENTKGKKIALIGYAKVGLAHGGGSAAVNAHYKITPWDALHTALGEHVEFAFAMGAHRERLLAPITKDAGYGEIIGLDGQPGFTRQLSEFRGPLVSTIHGFPASVYSPLGSQESLWKDLDLIGYFTPKETGTHYLACSGVGPTQVFIDDRLVLDQPMNYSDPMGAFFGVANESEIRVHLEANKKYRLCIHSSPPVNVGLEILEGRTGVRMGFSLESEHDADLVTEAAQVAAEADIAIVFTGHDPQWESEGRDQEGFHLPRNQDAMVAAVAAANHRTIVVNSTGVPVAMPWVDKVAAVLQAWFPGQECGNAIADVLTGAVNPEGRLPVSFPRKIQDAPAHGNFPGTHVNGRLEVNYAEGVFVGYRHYDRVGHDKLNFAFGHGLSYTAFAYGNLKVSQEADNAFAVTVDVSNSGSLEGATVVQIYVGKKNRNSDQHPVKALVAFQKVFLKAGEEQTPQLSVAMRDLAYYDEALGRWVVQAGEYDFSLASSASDILEVVPVTVKGTGYSP
- a CDS encoding Lactose permease, with translation MGVLNRGKKHDESSVGQALAAALPDDPRPWYRIGYLLKLNCCLMVPLLSSTTLGYDGSMMNGLQTLPQWRTFFDQPEGAVLGLMNSVYPLGKVVGMVAVTYVSDRWGRKLPLLIGMVTCIGFAIMQGLSQNLGTFVAARALLGCATSFISQASPILITEVAYPTHRGKITAMYNTFYASASLTTSRPQYFGAIFAAWSTFGTFKISSTWSWRIPSLLQGAIPAIQLAGLFFVPESPRWLASRGRKEEARQIFATYHAGGDINPPLVAFEVDEVQQALNEESQEMSQNSWLDLVRGQANRRRTLIAIIVGWFSQWCGVAVTSYYLTLVLNTIGITEAKDQTLINGLLQVFNWIIATFLGALMVDRLGRRFLFLVSTAGMLASYIVWTGLTSYFVSSRDEAAGRAVAAFIFIFYFFYDIAWTPLLQAYPVEIFPFTLRSRGLSLTYITASTGLIVGNQINPLAMKAIAWKYYIVFCCILGLLFAIIWFLFPETKGRTLEEIREVFEGESSTDRDIEKEDKLKVGGRATPTGHVQHEELERS